A portion of the Paenibacillus marchantiae genome contains these proteins:
- a CDS encoding helix-turn-helix domain-containing protein gives MNNSWFRRLLLSYLPVFFIVTTILFIIFFQVFNEQNRREALKANEFLASQVTQYLDNSLRSIDFKVLRDILTNPNLKNYYSVTGSEDVYAGIQAVQVIDELKIEYPLIDSIYLVRYNDDTVFSNGKAVPIEEFPDAAFIKDSRAAATQKWVGARSFKAFPTEEGKQVITLIRGVGNGTGLVVVNVDLPTLQKSIMQMYDPEFTFVNIFNRSGGNLWDGGIQDGITAVSPKTDSGEVFSEFTSSYSGWKVQTGLNNGKIVKFALKFYNIWFVFAVAVVLIGVVWVIYVTRRNYKPIQQIVTLIETVASQKQPGAGYTKDNEFRFIQTTLERMIDQTKQYQEEHEENLILQKKYFFQELLEGTRDFTGNELTAEMSRFKLPQLEDRWAVMVVEIDQYSRFMEEYHNQDQSLLKFVLSSILQESARHEGTEVWAEWISDQRLYAILWIPEMEKGEETEQRLLSGYLDRVGQYLNFTVTIGIGRVAVDVRGLRASLKEAVHALEYKAVLGMNRIIPCGEVPSSTNDVYEFLKTISLLVQAMRLSEDVWEKHFDRLFEQIHESVLSRQEIMNTVQLLFQHYNREFAELPREYQERWASVFTPLLPRLEGWETLDDLRALCWEGFRELADEMQTLHCSRKHRSHILEIRKYIEQNYNNPELSLNYLSDLFDINPKYLSKLFKDEIGEKFVDLLISHRIEKAKQLMLETDKAIQEISEEVGYTNYNSFNRAFKNVVGVAPSDYRKAM, from the coding sequence ATGAACAACAGTTGGTTTAGACGTTTGCTGCTATCGTATTTGCCTGTTTTTTTTATCGTGACCACAATCCTGTTTATTATCTTCTTTCAGGTATTCAATGAACAGAACCGGAGAGAAGCACTCAAGGCCAATGAATTTCTGGCGTCACAGGTAACGCAATATTTGGACAATTCACTACGTTCCATTGACTTCAAGGTGCTGCGTGATATTTTGACCAATCCCAACCTGAAAAATTATTATTCGGTAACCGGAAGCGAGGATGTGTATGCCGGAATTCAAGCAGTCCAGGTTATTGATGAATTAAAAATAGAGTATCCGCTGATTGATTCCATATATCTGGTGAGATACAACGACGATACGGTATTCAGCAACGGCAAGGCAGTGCCGATTGAGGAATTCCCGGATGCAGCGTTTATTAAAGACAGTCGTGCTGCGGCAACGCAAAAGTGGGTGGGGGCGAGATCCTTTAAGGCATTCCCGACAGAGGAAGGAAAACAGGTCATTACACTCATTCGCGGTGTCGGAAACGGCACGGGTCTTGTGGTTGTTAACGTCGATCTGCCGACCTTGCAGAAATCCATCATGCAGATGTATGACCCTGAATTCACCTTCGTGAATATCTTCAATCGCTCGGGTGGCAATCTGTGGGACGGAGGAATTCAGGATGGAATTACAGCGGTTTCTCCCAAAACAGACTCAGGTGAAGTATTCTCCGAGTTTACATCCAGCTACAGCGGCTGGAAGGTACAGACGGGACTGAATAATGGCAAGATCGTCAAATTTGCCCTGAAATTTTATAATATCTGGTTTGTTTTTGCCGTTGCTGTTGTCCTGATTGGTGTGGTATGGGTGATCTATGTGACACGTAGAAATTACAAGCCCATCCAGCAGATTGTCACGTTGATTGAGACGGTGGCTTCGCAGAAACAGCCAGGGGCGGGTTATACGAAGGATAACGAGTTCCGTTTTATCCAGACTACGCTGGAGCGAATGATTGATCAAACCAAGCAATATCAGGAGGAGCATGAAGAGAACCTAATTTTGCAGAAGAAATATTTCTTTCAGGAGCTGCTGGAGGGTACGCGGGACTTTACTGGAAATGAACTGACAGCGGAGATGAGCAGGTTCAAGCTCCCGCAGTTAGAGGATCGATGGGCTGTAATGGTGGTGGAGATTGATCAGTATTCACGGTTCATGGAGGAGTACCACAATCAGGATCAATCCCTTCTGAAATTCGTGTTATCCAGCATTCTGCAGGAGAGTGCAAGGCACGAGGGCACCGAAGTGTGGGCAGAGTGGATATCGGATCAGCGTCTGTATGCCATACTCTGGATTCCCGAAATGGAGAAAGGTGAGGAAACCGAGCAGAGACTGCTCTCCGGTTATCTTGACAGGGTTGGGCAGTATTTGAACTTCACCGTAACCATTGGTATTGGAAGAGTGGCAGTGGATGTCCGTGGTCTGAGAGCTTCGCTGAAGGAGGCGGTGCATGCCTTGGAATACAAGGCTGTGCTCGGCATGAATCGGATCATTCCATGCGGGGAGGTACCGAGCTCAACCAATGATGTGTATGAGTTCCTGAAGACGATCTCTTTGCTGGTGCAGGCGATGCGACTCTCGGAAGATGTGTGGGAGAAGCATTTTGATCGCTTGTTCGAACAGATCCATGAATCCGTGCTCTCCCGCCAGGAGATTATGAATACGGTCCAATTGCTGTTCCAGCACTATAACCGGGAGTTCGCAGAACTTCCACGAGAGTATCAGGAGCGATGGGCATCTGTATTTACACCACTTCTTCCTAGGTTGGAAGGTTGGGAGACGTTGGATGATTTACGCGCGCTGTGCTGGGAGGGTTTCCGTGAGCTGGCTGATGAGATGCAGACGCTTCATTGCTCCAGAAAACATCGATCTCATATTCTTGAAATTCGCAAGTATATTGAACAGAACTACAACAACCCCGAGTTGTCGCTGAATTATCTAAGTGATCTATTTGATATCAATCCGAAATATTTAAGCAAGCTGTTTAAGGACGAAATTGGTGAGAAGTTCGTGGATCTTCTGATTAGTCACCGTATTGAGAAGGCGAAGCAGCTCATGCTGGAGACGGATAAGGCCATTCAGGAGATCAGTGAGGAAGTTGGGTATACGAATTACAATTCCTTCAATCGGGCGTTCAAGAATGTGGTGGGTGTAGCGCCTAGCGACTACCGAAAAGCCATGTGA
- a CDS encoding glycoside hydrolase family 3 N-terminal domain-containing protein — protein sequence MDYKDVSLPIQERTQDLLGRMTTEEKIGQLIQPMGWKTYVKEADGTVQVTDEFKKDIAEGGIGSLYGALRADPWTEVTLETGLTPRQGAVATNEIQRYAMENSRLGIPILFGEECSHGHMAIGATVFPVPLAIGSAWNTELYRKMCEATAVETRSQGGAATYSPVLDVVRDPRWGRTEECFAEDPYLIGELAVEAIKGLQGDRLDSNRTIVATLKHFAAYGSSEGGRNAAPVHMGLRELHEVDLLPFKKAVEAGACSVMTAYNEIDGVPCTSSSYLLNDLLREQWGFDGFVITDFGAIQMLVNGHNTAENGEQAVAQSLKAGVDMGMSGYMYRKHLGQALSQGLIEEQDLDTAVRRVLEMKFRLGLFEQPFVDPDFAEQVIGCEEHIQLARKVAQEGIILLKNEDNTLPLGKTGTKLAVIGPNANHVYNQLGDYTSPQPRGQIVTVLDGITRKLGADTGKVLYAPGCRIKGDSREGFAQALACAEEADTIIMVMGGSSSRDFGEGTIDLRTGASVVTDDPWNDMECGEGIDRSSLNLMGVQLELVQEVHKLGKPVIVVYINGRPIAESWIDEHAHAIVEAWYPGQEGGNAIADILFGDVNPSGRLTVSIPKHVGQLPVSYNAKRTRGKRYLEIDLVPQYPFGFGLSYTEFKYENVRVVPEVIGPDDEAEVQVEVTNTGVVAGNEVVQLYITDVSASVTRAEISLKGFRKIHLEPGQTQTVTFPVQKEHLELIDSRLQPVLEPGEFKLMVGSSSRDWAACSLHIQKVGV from the coding sequence ATGGACTATAAAGATGTTTCGCTTCCCATTCAGGAGCGGACCCAAGATCTGCTCGGACGGATGACCACGGAGGAGAAGATAGGACAGCTGATCCAGCCGATGGGGTGGAAGACTTATGTTAAGGAAGCAGATGGTACGGTTCAGGTTACAGATGAGTTTAAAAAGGACATCGCAGAGGGCGGGATTGGGTCGTTGTATGGAGCACTTCGTGCTGATCCCTGGACGGAAGTGACGCTGGAGACTGGCCTGACCCCTAGGCAAGGAGCTGTTGCCACTAATGAAATTCAGCGGTATGCCATGGAGAACTCCCGGCTGGGAATTCCCATTTTGTTCGGGGAAGAGTGTTCTCACGGGCATATGGCCATTGGGGCAACTGTATTCCCGGTGCCGTTAGCAATAGGAAGTGCTTGGAACACGGAATTGTACCGCAAGATGTGTGAAGCGACTGCTGTGGAGACTCGGAGCCAGGGAGGAGCGGCAACATATTCTCCTGTGCTTGATGTCGTACGGGACCCGAGATGGGGACGGACGGAGGAATGTTTTGCCGAAGATCCATACCTGATCGGTGAACTGGCGGTTGAAGCGATAAAAGGTTTACAGGGTGACCGGCTCGATTCTAATCGGACGATTGTGGCGACACTCAAACATTTTGCAGCCTATGGCAGCTCGGAGGGTGGGCGCAATGCTGCTCCGGTGCATATGGGACTGCGAGAGCTGCACGAGGTGGATCTGCTGCCGTTCAAGAAAGCAGTGGAAGCCGGAGCATGTTCTGTCATGACAGCGTATAACGAGATTGATGGTGTGCCTTGTACGTCGAGTTCGTATCTGCTGAATGATCTCCTGCGCGAGCAATGGGGGTTTGACGGATTTGTCATTACTGACTTTGGTGCAATTCAGATGCTCGTCAATGGACACAACACCGCGGAGAACGGGGAGCAGGCCGTCGCTCAGTCGCTTAAGGCAGGGGTGGATATGGGAATGTCCGGGTACATGTACCGTAAGCATCTCGGGCAGGCCCTGTCGCAAGGATTAATTGAAGAGCAGGATCTGGATACAGCGGTAAGGCGGGTGCTGGAGATGAAGTTCAGACTGGGCTTATTCGAACAACCTTTCGTTGATCCTGACTTTGCAGAGCAGGTGATCGGATGTGAAGAACATATTCAGCTGGCGAGAAAAGTCGCGCAAGAGGGAATCATTTTACTCAAAAATGAAGACAACACCCTTCCGCTCGGTAAAACAGGTACAAAACTGGCGGTCATTGGCCCAAATGCGAACCACGTCTACAACCAGCTTGGCGACTACACCTCGCCGCAGCCGAGAGGACAGATCGTTACGGTGCTGGATGGGATTACGCGCAAGCTTGGTGCTGACACCGGAAAGGTGCTGTACGCACCAGGCTGCCGGATCAAAGGGGATTCCAGAGAGGGCTTTGCGCAAGCGCTCGCCTGTGCTGAAGAAGCAGACACCATCATTATGGTGATGGGAGGGTCAAGTAGCCGGGATTTTGGCGAAGGGACCATTGATCTGCGGACGGGGGCATCCGTTGTTACGGATGATCCATGGAACGATATGGAGTGCGGCGAGGGGATAGACCGCTCGTCTCTGAACCTGATGGGTGTTCAATTGGAACTGGTGCAGGAAGTACATAAGCTGGGGAAACCGGTTATTGTCGTATATATTAACGGCCGGCCGATTGCTGAATCATGGATTGATGAGCATGCCCATGCCATTGTGGAAGCGTGGTATCCGGGGCAGGAGGGAGGCAACGCTATTGCAGATATTCTGTTCGGTGATGTGAATCCATCTGGTCGTCTTACCGTCTCCATTCCCAAGCATGTAGGTCAGCTTCCGGTCAGCTACAATGCCAAACGCACTCGGGGTAAGCGATATCTGGAGATCGATCTGGTACCACAATATCCGTTCGGCTTTGGGCTGAGTTATACAGAATTTAAGTACGAGAATGTAAGAGTTGTGCCGGAAGTGATCGGACCAGACGATGAAGCAGAGGTGCAGGTAGAGGTCACAAATACGGGAGTGGTTGCGGGAAATGAGGTGGTGCAGCTGTATATTACGGATGTATCGGCTTCGGTCACCCGAGCCGAAATTTCGCTGAAGGGTTTCCGTAAAATTCATCTAGAGCCGGGACAGACCCAGACGGTGACGTTCCCTGTGCAAAAAGAACATCTGGAGCTGATCGACTCCCGTCTTCAGCCTGTTCTGGAGCCGGGTGAATTCAAGCTGATGGTTGGTAGCAGCTCCAGAGACTGGGCTGCTTGTAGTTTACACATCCAGAAGGTGGGGGTGTAG